The Malus domestica chromosome 10, GDT2T_hap1 genome contains a region encoding:
- the LOC103453814 gene encoding antimicrobial ginkbilobin-2-like protein, giving the protein MFFFKSIPLGLLVLCLFHHSAIGASPLYHICFSQQNYPASSPYGANLNLLFNLLYTKVPPTGFGLGSTGHAKNQVNGLALCRGDVSSKDCNTCVVDASKDLRELCPSRKGAIIWYDHCLLKYSDVGFFGQIDTNNRFYLYNVQEVENGTVFNEKVKELLSGLSNEASEDNQKFYATGEVQLDTFTTLYGLAQCTRDLSGVDCKKCLDSAIGELPNCCNAKRGGRVVGGSCNVRFELYPIVST; this is encoded by the coding sequence ATGTTCTTCTTCAAATCAATCCCTCTGGGTCTCTTAGTGCTTTGCCTTTTCCACCATTCTGCAATTGGTGCCTCCCCCCTTTACCATATTTGTTTCAGCCAACAAAACTACCCTGCTAGTAGTCCATATGGTGCCAACTTGAACTTATTGTTCAATCTTTTATACACCAAAGTTCCTCCTACGGGCTTTGGCCTTGGTTCAACTGGCCATGCCAAAAACCAAGTGAATGGCTTGGCCCTTTGTCGCGGTGACGTCTCAAGCAAAGATTGCAATACTTGCGTGGTTGATGCAAGCAAAGATTTACGCGAGCTCTGCCCTTCTCGTAAAGGAGCCATAATTTGGTATGATCACTGCCTTTTAAAGTACTCAGATGTGGGCTTTTTTGGGCAAATTGATACGAACAACAGGTTCTATTTGTATAACGTCCAAGAAGTAGAGAATGGAACAGTATTCAATGAGAAAGTCAAGGAATTGTTAAGTGGGTTATCTAATGAAGCTTCTGAAGATAATCAAAAGTTCTACGCTACTGGTGAGGTACAACTCGATACGTTCACAACATTATATGGTCTTGCTCAATGCACAAGGGACCTCTCTGGCGTTGATTGTAAGAAGTGTCTTGATAGTGCAATAGGCGAACTCCCAAACTGCTGCAATGCAAAACGAGGTGGGCGTGTTGTAGGTGGGAGCTGTAATGTTCGATTTGAACTGTATCCCATTGTCAGTACTTAA